One Kwoniella dejecticola CBS 10117 chromosome 11, complete sequence DNA segment encodes these proteins:
- a CDS encoding ubiquinol-cytochrome c reductase, iron-sulfur subunit yields the protein MAASIARVNLLPTSRTLASGVPLAPRINNAIPTGLAGGDHGHHGSAARSDVPQAWAFKSTARGHVGRTNALPTSSSFQQRFLSTTPARSASHPMAAATGVHRTSATGVPDFTPYKAKNAGLNRTVSYFMVGGLGVLGASGIKSTVSDILSNMAASADVLALAKIEVEMGAIPEGKNLIVKWRGKPVFIRHRTSDEIDEANAVDVKSLRDPENDADRTQRPEWLVMLGVCTHLGCVPIGEAGDYGGWFCPCHGSHYDISGRIRRGPAPLNLEIPEYSFNDDEEKIVVG from the exons ATGGCTGCGTCAATAGCCAGAGTCAACTTGCTCCCCACAAGCCGAACACTCGCTTCCGGTGTCCCCCTTGCTCCTCGGATCAACAATGCCATCCCAACTGGTTTAGCGGGCGGAGATCATGGACACCACGGCTCAGCCGCTCGATCGGATGTTCCTCAAGCTTGGGCTTTCAAGTCGACTGCCAGAGGACACGTTGGACGAACCAATG CCCTCCcaacctcttcatcattccaACAAAGATTCCTATCCACCACACCTGCTCGATCCGCTTCTCACCCAATGGCAGCCGCTACAGGTGTTCACCGAACTTCTGCTACCGGCGTACCCGATTTCACCCCTTACAAAGCCAAGAACGCCGGATTGAACAGAACCGTCTCGTATTTCATGGTTGGTGGTCTAGGTGTTCTCGGAGCATCAGGTATAAAGTCGACCGTTTCGGACATCCTGAGTAATATGGCTGCTTCTGCGGACGTCTTGGCTTTGGCTAagatcgaagttgagatgGGTGCTATTCCAGAGG GTAAGAACCTCATCGTCAAATGGAGAGGAAAACCAGTGTTCATCCGACACCGAACTTCCGATGAGATCGACGAGGCCAACGCTGTCGATGTCAAATCATTGAGAGACCCAGAAAACGATGCCGATCGAACCCAACGACCAGAGTG GCTCGTCATGTTGGGTGTCTGTACCCATTTAGGATGTGTGCCTATCGGAGAAGCAGGTGATTACGGAGGATGGTTCTGCCCATGCCACGGTTCGCACTACGATATCTCGGGTCGAATCAGACGAGGTCCCGCTCCCTTGAACCTCGAAATCCCAGAATACTCTTtcaacgatgacgaggagaagattGTTGTCGGTTAG